gggtggggtggggagggcgttGGGGAAGTGGGGTTGGGATCCCTTCCCTTCAAGAGGCAGGCAgctctgggggtggtgggggggctcACTGATAGTGACCCAGGGCCCCCACCACCTCCTCTACTGGCCTTGGGGAACTTTGCACAAGAAGACATCCCCCAGTCTACTAGCACCTACCTCGTGGgcactggggtgggtgggggaagggcaggtcCAGCTCTGGTGATGTTGGGGGGGCATACCAAAGAATccaggggcaggggttgggggagggcagacTCAGCAAGCTGGCCCTCTCATTCCTCTACCCAGATTGGGGTTGGGGTCCTCTCAACCGGCTGTAACCATTTCTACCTCATTTTGCTGCGTGTTGTACGTGGACATATTTATCTCCTGTCTGATGATGCTCTGCAGTTACGCTCTGTCTACCTCAGAAGagactgtattttaaaagaaagtatcaCACAGTATTAAAGCAACAACATGTGGTTTCCAGAGGATTTTTTGGGGGTAGCAGGACGTGGGGAGCCCACTGGGAAATTCTCGGGCATCCAGGTACATCGGTGCCATGGGTGTGGCTCTGGGTGTTTCTATCCCTTGAGCAAAACATTCCTGTGGAACCCCCCCATTCTTCACTCTGGCACAGGAAGTGCCCACCAGGCACTGGGCCCTGAGGCTACCAGGTGAAAACCCACACTCAGGCTCTGACAGGCCCCTGGATGAAAAGCCATCATGAAATTCAGAGCTCTCAGAGGCTCAGAATTGGGGCTGACTCACTGTATCCCCAGAGCTCTGAAGTATGTGATTGGAGGGGTGTGGCGAAGAAAGGCTCAcgtgtgtgttgaatgaatgaatgaataagtgaatgaatgaatgaatgcaggaAAGGGGCAAAAGAGGAAGGTTTACCCACCACCTGGACTGCAGCCCTTGATGGCTGCAGTGGTTATACTTATATTCCATTCTTGGATGGAGGGGAAGTACCCAGAGGGCAGGGCATGGAAATAACCGAGTTCCAGtcttcaaggtcacacagaatcCTTTGTCTGCCACCCTTTGCCAACCCCCAAACTATCTTTGACAACTCATCATAAACTGGGAGACTGATAAAACCAGGATGGAGCATCTTGCTGAAAAAGCTATGTGGGGACACCCAAGAGAGGTCTGGACTCACAACTTCCTGAggtctttgaaaaatattctaaagtgATTGAAAATGTAGCAGAATGTGAGGGGATCAGTGCACCCAGGGCTCAGGGCTTAGTGTACACACCGGGCTTTCGGGAGGCAAAGCAGTTTCCCCTCTGAGAGCAACAGCTGAGGGTGTGCTTGGGCATGGGGGCTCCGGGGCATTGTCCCAAGGTTCAGCAAACCCAACTCTCCCGGCTATTTGAAGTCCAGACCCTCCTCACTGTCTAGTTGGTTTGTTGTATACCTACTGTGCAGACACTGGAACTGAATATAGAAATGACTAAGCACAGCCGCTGTTCTGGAGATGCCACAGGACAGGGTGGGGAAAGCTCAAAAAGGGATCATTTGAAAATACAGCTTCATAAAGCTGCCTGAGGAGGGGCCACATCAAAATTTTTATTCTCATATGTGACACATTTGGTACATGGAAGACAATAAGTCCTTGAATTAGTTAACTCCCAGATAAAGTGTCTTGATGAAGGATGCACAGTCTATCTCAAGAACGTCCAGAAAAGACACGGACTCACAACGGTGGCCAGGGGGTGTCAGAAAAGCTTCCTGGACAGGAGTGGGTACAGCGGACAGAGCTGTGGAGGCCGGCAACTGTGGCATATGTGTGACTTGGCATAAGAGCATAGAACGAGGGCTGAGGTGGGGGCAAGTGCGGCTGGAGGAATCACTGGGAGAAACGCTGCACCATGAGGAACATCTGTGCCTGTgtagagctgggggtggggggcaggacacGACTGATTTGCAAGTTAAGAATTCACACACTGAGATTCAAGAGATCTTTACTGGAGCCTTTCTCACTAGGTAATATGGGGACAATAGATGGACCCtccagctgtggctggtgtggctcagtggattgagcgtgggcctgcgaaccacCGGGTtcctggttggattcccagtcagggcacatggcagggttgtgggccaggtccccagtagagggtatgCGAGGGGCAGGCACACgatgttttttctccctcctttcccctctctaaaaacaaacaaacaaacaaacataaaaagatgGATCCTCCACTGTGATGAGGGAGGCAGTAAAAATCCTATGGGAGTAGATAGGATACCGTCCGTCAGGGAGACCTTTCCAGAAGAGACCTGTCTGCTGAGGAGTCCGCTGAAGACAGGCTGAGCCAGAACGCGGAGTGCAGGCCAAGAACGCCAAGAGGGCCAGCGCCAAGGGGAAAGGAGCCGTAGTGCAGGGGCCCCGGCGTGTGGAGGCAGGTGGGGACTGGTTTGCCTTGCCCAGACAAGGGAGGATGGGAAATGACGGCCTATATATATTTGGTGTTTAGTTGGTAAGAAGAAAACTGAGATGTTGATTAGATATCAGAGATAACCGACAGCTAGTGCTCATGGGCGGAGGATGAGGATGGGCAGTGAGTGGTTAGAAGGGATGCTGGAGACTTGCTGAATCTGAGGCGTTTGTGGGACGGCCGGCCACTAGCCAGCCCCTCCCGATCTCGGGAAACTCTCCCCAATACCTGGGTTTCGTGAGTCCCTTCCTCTTAACTTCTGGGTGTTGGGAGATGATCCTCTAGCCAGCCGCGTGCATTGGAGACCCCTTTCCACGACCCAAGGTGCTGGGGACCCCTTGCCCTCGTAGCTGAATGTGGGAAGCCCCGCCCGCCCCACCTCCGTGGGCGctagcacccctcccccagcacacggGCATTccgagcagcccctcccccacagtcggTCGGACCACGGCCAGCCATGGCGAGGCGGGCTCCAACTGGGGCCCTTGTCCTGGCCCTGGAGCTCTGGGGCTGGGTGTTGGTTCTGGCGGGGGCCATGGACGCCATGGGTCCTCACACGGCTGTCCGTCTGGCCGAGCTGCTGACCCCGGAGGAGTGCAGCCACTTCCAGTCGCTCCTGAAGGCGCCGGAGCCGGATGTCGAGGCCGAGCTGGCCAGACTGTCTGAGGATCGGTTGGCCCGGGCCGAACCCGAACCGCCAGGGACCAGGTCGGGGTCTCCCGGCCGGCAGCGACGGGAGGCGACGGGCCCGGCGGCTGACCCCAAGGAGGTATCCGACGGCTGCCGGGAGGGGCTGGCGGCTTGGCTGGCGGCAGAAGCCCTGACGCTGCCCTGGGACCGTGTGGCCCGGGCCCTGCGGCGCTGCGGCCGCCCCGACGTGGCCCGGGAGCTGGGCAAGAACCTCCACCAGCAGGCGACGCTGCAGCTGCGCAAGTTTGGGCAGGGCTACCTGCAGCCCGgtgcgccccctgcccccgcccgcgcccccgcccagcccccgggccccgccccggccgcgCGCTCCCGCCGCGCCTCGGTCCCGGAGCCCAACTGGGATGAACTGGAGCTGGTCTTGGAGCGACTGCCGCAGGCACCATACGAGCGCAGCcctctgggctgggccgggccgctGGCGCTGGGCCTCTTCACGGGCTTCGTGGGGACACTGGGCGCGGGGGCGCTGTTCATCCTCCTGACACTGTGGATCACGGGCGGCGATGGTGACGGAGTGCGGCCCGGCAGCCCCGGcccgcccacccctgcctggCTCAGGCCCGACGAGGCCCACAGCTGGTGGGAGGCGAAGCCGCTCGTGAGTGAGGAGCAGCTCCTATCGCAGGGGGCCTGGGCCCACTCGGTCCGAGCTACAGGTGGGCCAGATCCTCCCTCACCCCAGTGCCCCCGGCTGTAAAGCGGGGCACAGTCCTGGTGGAGTGCTGCCTTTGATGTATAATAAAAGTCATGAAACTCGCCAAGCATGGAGTAATCGGTTTGTTAGTTCGTTGGAAATGACGGGCATGGTCAAGAGTGTTGCTGTCCCCAGAAGAGGGAGGGCTCAGGTGCCCGTCTGGGGCGGGAGTAGCAGGCAGGTCCCTCCCCCCAGTTATTGTCAGCGTTAGtttcttatttcaaaattattctcTACCAggagctaccatttattgagcactaactGTGCCAGGCCCTACGCTAAGCACTTACATACATTATTTgacctaatttttaaaactcaaggcATAATTAGGTTTTTTAACCTAGAGCTGCCTGACCTGCAAGTGTTAGCTCCAGAGGAAATAATCTGCCAGCAGTAAGGGAGCCTGGGAAGCACCGCGGGGACCAGAACAAACTGCGGGACTTCTGTTCACTCTGAGGCCCTGCTGGAGCGTGTAGGGGATGACACAGCTAGAGGTGTGCCCACTTCCCGAGGCTGCTGCCCCCAAGCTTCCCTCCCCACTCGGGCAAGGCCTCGGGGAGGTGCCCCTAGAGCCCCAAACCTTTCCCACCCACTGCTCAGGCTGTGTCCCTTGTCACAGGGAAGGCAAGAGGACAGCTGTGGGGTCCACCTGGGTGGGAGTACTTGACGTCCCATCCACCCTTGGCCAAGGGACGCTGGTGTGAGAGCAAGGACAAAATGACAGGCCAGTCCAAGAGGAGAGTTGAAAACAAGATTGACGTAACCCTTTATTGCAAATTCTAAAGTAAAAAGATGTACAGTACAAAGTAAAATTGAAGTTTCAGACTATAAACTTCCAATCCACTTATACATTCTCATTTCTCAAGCATTTCCGCCATTTCCGCATAAACGGAACAGGGAACAAGTCGagggggtgagggaaggagatacagcaagggaaaaaattaaGTGTCTAGAATAATCATAAACCCCAGAAGCAAGTGAAAGGAAAGATATTTTCTCGACCTGCTGTCCTGGTGATGAGAAGCGGGGGTGGTTGGAGCAGTGCAGTTTAAAATGGCTCTCAGAATAGCAGCATTTATGGTACCATTTCATCTTCCTTAAGTCCAAATAGTACTTTGCCCTTCCCTAGTGCCTTTGCCTCTGTATCTCAAAACACTTTACAAAACATTTAGTTAAAGCCTCACAACACCCCTGTGAGGTAGGTcagtattattatccccattttacagatggggaaactgaggcacagagaggttaagtgacttgcccaaggccacacagcgaGCCAGCGGTTGAGCTGGGGATGGAACACAGGAGTTCTGTCCCTTTTCTGGAACCACTGGACCCCGCTCCCCTTTACCTATATACATTCCTCACACACATACAGCACATGTGCA
The sequence above is a segment of the Phyllostomus discolor isolate MPI-MPIP mPhyDis1 chromosome 2, mPhyDis1.pri.v3, whole genome shotgun sequence genome. Coding sequences within it:
- the LOC114513033 gene encoding transmembrane and death domain protein 1-like, which translates into the protein MARRAPTGALVLALELWGWVLVLAGAMDAMGPHTAVRLAELLTPEECSHFQSLLKAPEPDVEAELARLSEDRLARAEPEPPGTRSGSPGRQRREATGPAADPKEVSDGCREGLAAWLAAEALTLPWDRVARALRRCGRPDVARELGKNLHQQPPGPAPAARSRRASVPEPNWDELELVLERLPQAPYERSPLGWAGPLALGLFTGFVGTLGAGALFILLTLWITGGDGDGVRPGSPGPPTPAWLRPDEAHSWWEAKPLVSEEQLLSQGAWAHSVRATGGPDPPSPQCPRL